The following coding sequences are from one Pocillopora verrucosa isolate sample1 chromosome 5, ASM3666991v2, whole genome shotgun sequence window:
- the LOC136276884 gene encoding uncharacterized protein, whose translation MDFSTLFIVAVLNALMTCWTFCKERERAMLFPDYYFFAERRLVNHSIETRKVKNLDDCELLCYLNDNCVSLNFKKDPGINPKNDKSGHICELNNATHLKYDSDLTNDAFFYYRGSKNSCDTYSLCQNNATCQTGFTIKGYRCLCPPGSDGEHCENDMYGSWMKKRKPVSNVRRKSCSAPLGMDNQLRLIKDAQISASSEWDGNHAAIQGRLNFLAHQRKKGGWSAKNKNLN comes from the exons ATGGACTTTTCTACACTTTTCATCGTCGCAGTCCTAAATGCTTTGATGACTTGTTGGACGTTTTGTAAAG aGCGAGAGCGCGCAATGCTGTTTCCAGATTACtacttctttgctgaaagacgtTTGGTAAACCATTCTATTGAAACAAGAAAAGTCAAGAACTTAGATGACTGTGAGCTTCTTTGCTACCTGAACGACAACTGTGTCAGTCTTAACTTCAAAAAAGATCCAGGGATTAATCCAAAGAATGACAAATCAGGTCACATCTGTGAGCTAAATAACGCCACACATCTGAAATATGACAGCGACTTGACAAATGACGCGTTTTTTTACTATCGTGGCTCGAAG AACTCTTGTGATACGTATTCACTGTGCCAAAATAACGCAACTTGTCAGACTGGTTTCACCATAAAGGGATATCGATGCTTGTGCCCTCCTGGGTCCGATGGAGAACACTGTGAAAATG ACATGTATGGCTCTTGGATGAAAAAGCGAAAGCCTGTTTCAAACGTGCGACGCAAAT CATGCTCAGCACCCCTGGGTATGGATAACCAGTTGAGACTCATAAAGGACGCTCAGATCTCAGCCTCTTCAGAGTGGGATGGAAACCATGCTGCAATCCAGGGAAGGTTGAATTTTTTGGCGCATCAACGAAAAAAAGGAGGCTGGTCAGCTAAAAACAAGAATTTGAATTAG
- the LOC131777518 gene encoding EGF-like repeat and discoidin I-like domain-containing protein 3, translated as MDFSTLFIVVVLNALMTCWTFCKERERAMLFPDYYFFAERRLVNHTIETRKVKNLDDCELFCYLNDNCVSLNFKKDPGINPKNNNSGHICELNNATHLKYDSELKNDASFYYRGSKNSCDRFSLCQNNATCQSGFTIKGYRCLCPPGFDGEHCENACLAPLGMDNQLKLIKDAQISASSEWDINHAAIQGRLNFLAHPGKQGGWSAKNNNLNQWIQVDLLTKTTVTHMATQGRNAYNQWVKKFRIQYSDDGVNFSFYQIPGQNFPKEFIANQDSDTVVFQQIHPSIKARYIRLLPTIWHNHISMRMELYGCEGNPCKNYKILNENDRKSSYSTPTNGPESCDDQLPTESDPAEWYRLMGDAGTKMPTKRVHAYHCGTVWSGWLDGAHPTLEDGEVHRTVCFSDRSTGCKHTIEISVKNCGAYFIYKLFKPPGCNSRYCGTD; from the exons ATGGACTTTTCTACACTTTTCATCGTCGTAGTCCTAAATGCTTTGATGACTTGTTGGACGTTTTGTAAAG agCGAGAGCGCGCAATGCTGTTTCCAGATTACtacttctttgctgaaagacgtTTGGTTAACCACACTATCGAAACAAGAAAAGTCAAGAACTTAGATGACTGCGAGCTTTTTTGCTACCTGAACGACAACTGTGTCAGTCTTAACTTCAAAAAAGATCCAGGGATTAATCCAAAGAATAATAACTCAGGTCACATCTGTGAACTAAACAACGCCACACATCTGAAATATGACAGCGAATTGAAAAATGACGCGTCTTTTTACTATCGTGGCTCGAAG AACTCTTGTGATAGGTTTTCACTGTGCCAAAATAACGCAACTTGTCAGTCTGGTTTCACCATCAAGGGATATCGATGCTTATGCCCTCCTGGATTCGATGGAGAACATTGCGAAAATG CATGCCTAGCACCCCTAGGTATGGATAACCAATTGAAACTCATAAAGGATGCTCAGATCTCAGCCTCTTCAGAGTGGGATATAAACCATGCTGCAATCCAGGGAAGGTTGAATTTTTTGGCGCATCCAGGAAAACAAGGAGGCTGGTCAGctaaaaacaataatttgaatCAGTGGATCCAGGTTGATCTTCTCACTAAAACGACAGTAACACATATGGCCACTCAAGGAAGGAATGCCTACAACCAATGGGtgaaaaaattcagaatacAGTACAGTGATGATGGAGTGAACTTTAGCTTTTATCAAATACCAGGTCAAAACTTTCCAAAG GAATTCATTGCAAACCAAGACAGTGAcactgttgtattccagcagATCCACCCATCCATTAAGGCGCGTTACATAAGACTTCTACCCACCATATGGCACAATCACATTTCGATGAGAATGGAGCTCTACGGATGTGAAG GCAATCCttgcaaaaattacaaaattcttaATGAAAACGACAGGAAGAGCAGTTACTCAACACCAACTAACGGTCCAGAGTCTTGTGACGATCAACTCCCTACAGAGAGTGACCCTGCGGAATGGTATCGTTTAATGGGAGATGctggaacaaaaatgccaacaaagCGTGTACATGCATACCACTGTGGTACAGTCTGGTCAGGCTGGTTGGATGGTGCTCATCCCACACTTGAGGATGGTGAAGTTCACAGGACAGTCTGCTTTAGTGATCGCTCCACTGGTTGCAAACACACAATAGAGATTTCTGTCAAAAACTGTGGAGCCTACTTTATCTACAAACTTTTCAAGCCACCTGGTTGTAACTCGCGTTACTGTGGTACAGACTGA